In one window of Vibrio sp. DW001 DNA:
- a CDS encoding GNAT family N-acetyltransferase has product MWKEFKFCRLDERVGELQVRLATKDDAKLISDYFIKNKEYLRPWEPVREKAFFTEAGWEKKLIKLNELHLLELGFYCLIINRISGDMLGTISFSNLTRFPVHSCSVGYSLDEDMQGKGIMSQALNLACGWMFKVQNMHRISASYMPMNLKSAAVLKSKGFEKVGFAKDYLLINGRWEDHNLTALLNKEWREKK; this is encoded by the coding sequence ATGTGGAAAGAATTTAAATTTTGCCGACTGGATGAAAGAGTTGGCGAACTGCAGGTCAGATTGGCCACAAAAGACGACGCTAAACTTATCAGTGATTACTTTATTAAAAACAAAGAATACCTACGTCCTTGGGAGCCGGTTAGAGAAAAGGCTTTCTTTACAGAAGCAGGATGGGAGAAAAAACTGATTAAACTTAACGAATTGCATTTGCTCGAACTGGGTTTTTACTGCCTTATCATTAATCGTATTTCTGGTGATATGCTGGGTACCATCTCCTTTAGTAATTTAACCCGTTTTCCTGTGCATTCTTGTAGCGTTGGTTATTCTCTAGACGAAGACATGCAAGGCAAAGGTATTATGAGTCAAGCGCTTAATCTAGCTTGTGGTTGGATGTTTAAGGTACAAAATATGCACCGCATATCCGCAAGTTATATGCCTATGAATTTGAAAAGTGCAGCGGTCCTAAAGTCAAAAGGATTCGAAAAAGTCGGTTTTGCAAAAGACTATTTATTGATTAACGGCAGATGGGAAGACCATAACCTTACCGCTTTGCTTAATAAAGAATGGCGAGAGAAAAAATGA